One window from the genome of Streptomyces sp. NBC_00287 encodes:
- a CDS encoding class I SAM-dependent methyltransferase, with product MLTVDFSRFPLAPGDRVLDLGCGAGRHAFECYRRGAQVVALDQNGEEIREVAKWFAAMKEAGEAPEGATATAMEGDALALPFPDESFDVVIISEVMEHIPDDKGVLAEMVRVLRPGGRIAITVPRYGPEKVCWTLSDAYHEVEGGHIRIYKADELLAKIREAGLKPYGTHHAHALHSPYWWLKCAFGVDNDKALPVRAYHKLLVWDIMKKPLATRVAEQALNPLIGKSFVAYATKPHLPRVDAK from the coding sequence GTGCTGACCGTCGACTTCTCCCGGTTCCCGCTAGCCCCGGGCGACCGCGTACTGGACCTCGGATGCGGTGCCGGCCGGCACGCGTTCGAGTGCTACCGGCGCGGCGCCCAGGTCGTCGCGCTGGACCAGAACGGCGAGGAGATCCGCGAGGTCGCGAAGTGGTTCGCGGCGATGAAGGAGGCGGGCGAGGCCCCCGAGGGCGCCACCGCGACGGCGATGGAGGGCGACGCGCTCGCGCTGCCCTTCCCCGACGAGTCCTTCGACGTCGTCATCATCTCCGAGGTCATGGAGCACATCCCGGACGACAAGGGCGTACTCGCCGAGATGGTCCGGGTGCTCAGGCCCGGCGGCCGGATCGCCATCACCGTCCCGCGCTACGGCCCCGAGAAGGTCTGCTGGACGCTGTCCGACGCCTACCACGAGGTCGAGGGCGGCCACATCCGCATCTACAAGGCGGACGAACTGCTCGCGAAGATCCGCGAGGCGGGCCTCAAGCCGTACGGCACCCACCACGCCCACGCGCTGCACTCGCCGTACTGGTGGCTGAAGTGCGCGTTCGGCGTCGACAACGACAAGGCGCTGCCGGTGCGGGCGTACCACAAGCTGCTGGTCTGGGACATCATGAAGAAGCCGCTGGCCACCCGGGTCGCCGAACAGGCGCTGAACCCGCTGATCGGCAAGAGCTTCGTGGCGTACGCGACCAAGCCCCATCTCCCCCGGGTGGACGCCAAGTGA
- a CDS encoding glycosyltransferase family 4 protein, giving the protein MTAEASRTGSPKEPAADGERPLDIALLTYKGNPFCGGQGVYVRHLSRELARLGHRVEVIGSQPYPVLDEGVPLTELASLDLYRQPDPFRTPKRGEYRDWIDAVEVATMWTGGFPEPLTFSLRARRHLRARRGEFDVVHDNQTLGYGLLGDVGAPLVTTIHHPITVDRQLELDAAEGWQRRYSVRRWYAFTRMQKRVARRLPSVLTVSGTSRAEIVDHLGVREDRIHVVHIGADTDLFKPDPSVAVVPGRIVTTSSADVPLKGLVFLVEALAKVRTEHPDAHLVVVGKKPAEGPVAQAVERYGLEGAVEFVKGISDAELVDLVRSAQVACVPSLYEGFSLPAAEAMATGTPLIATTGGAIPEVAGTDGETCLAVPPGDAGALAAGLSRLLGDPELRVRLGRAGRERVLRHFTWARAAEGTVAHYREAIARSAATDQGRSAPPAVDRSAIQTPGRSAAASEGSYSESRATC; this is encoded by the coding sequence GTGACCGCTGAGGCCAGTCGGACGGGTTCCCCCAAGGAGCCCGCCGCGGACGGCGAGCGACCTCTCGACATCGCGCTTCTCACCTATAAAGGGAACCCGTTCTGCGGCGGCCAGGGCGTCTACGTCCGCCACCTCTCCCGCGAACTGGCCCGCCTCGGCCACCGGGTCGAGGTCATCGGCTCCCAGCCCTACCCGGTCCTCGACGAGGGCGTCCCGCTCACCGAGCTGGCCAGCCTCGATCTGTACCGCCAGCCGGACCCCTTCCGCACCCCGAAGCGGGGCGAGTACCGCGACTGGATCGACGCGGTGGAAGTGGCCACCATGTGGACCGGCGGCTTCCCCGAGCCCCTGACCTTCTCCCTGCGCGCCCGCCGCCATCTGCGCGCCCGGCGCGGCGAGTTCGACGTCGTCCACGACAACCAGACGCTGGGGTACGGCTTGTTGGGCGACGTGGGAGCCCCTCTCGTCACCACCATCCACCACCCCATCACCGTGGACCGCCAGTTGGAGCTGGACGCAGCCGAGGGCTGGCAGCGCCGGTACTCGGTGCGCCGCTGGTACGCCTTCACCCGGATGCAGAAGCGCGTCGCGCGCCGCCTGCCGTCCGTCCTCACCGTCTCCGGCACCTCCCGCGCCGAGATCGTCGACCACCTCGGGGTGCGCGAGGACCGTATCCACGTCGTCCACATCGGCGCCGACACGGACCTGTTCAAGCCGGATCCGTCGGTGGCGGTCGTCCCCGGCCGGATCGTCACCACCTCCAGCGCGGACGTCCCCCTCAAGGGACTCGTCTTCCTCGTCGAGGCGCTCGCGAAGGTGCGCACCGAACACCCCGACGCCCACCTCGTCGTCGTCGGCAAGAAGCCCGCCGAGGGCCCGGTCGCGCAGGCCGTCGAGCGGTACGGCCTCGAAGGCGCCGTCGAGTTCGTCAAGGGCATCTCGGACGCCGAACTGGTCGACCTGGTCCGCTCGGCGCAGGTCGCCTGCGTGCCGTCGCTGTACGAGGGCTTCTCCCTCCCCGCCGCCGAGGCCATGGCCACCGGCACGCCCCTGATCGCCACGACCGGCGGCGCGATCCCGGAGGTGGCCGGCACGGACGGCGAGACCTGTCTGGCGGTACCGCCCGGCGACGCGGGTGCGCTGGCCGCCGGCCTGAGCCGACTCCTGGGCGACCCCGAGTTGCGCGTACGGCTCGGCCGGGCCGGCCGCGAGCGGGTGCTGCGGCACTTCACCTGGGCCCGAGCCGCGGAAGGCACGGTGGCCCACTACCGCGAGGCGATCGCCCGCTCCGCGGCCACGGACCAAGGCCGCTCCGCGCCCCCAGCCGTCGATCGCTCCGCGATCCAGACCCCCGGCCGCTCCGCGGCGGCCTCAGAAGGTTCCTATTCCGAAAGCAGGGCCACGTGCTGA
- a CDS encoding energy-coupling factor transporter transmembrane component T — protein sequence MARTRAPGGHPTQPQPRAPLHPGAWWLWALALGTAATRTTNPLLLTLLIATSAYVVATCRQNTPWSRSYNAFLKLALAVILIRLAFAILLGSPIPGTHTLVTLPEVPLPDWAQGIRIGGRVHAEGLVFALYDALRLATLLICVGAANALANPTRLLKCLPGALYEMGVAVVVGLTFAPNLIADVQRLRAARRLRGRPDNGIRGLLQVGLPVLEGALERSVALAAAMDARGYGRTADVPPAVRRTTTALTLGGLLGVCAGTYGVLTAEGGTYGLPVLLTGLTAALIGLRLGGRRATRTRYRPDPWDARAWLVTASGTTVAALMFVAATKDPTALEPGVIPLTAPTLPLWPAAAILLGLLPAALAPTPKEPS from the coding sequence ATGGCCAGGACGCGGGCGCCGGGCGGGCATCCCACCCAGCCCCAACCCCGCGCACCCCTGCACCCGGGGGCCTGGTGGCTCTGGGCCCTGGCCCTCGGTACCGCAGCGACCCGCACCACCAACCCCCTCCTCCTGACCCTCCTCATAGCGACATCCGCCTACGTAGTAGCGACCTGCCGCCAGAACACCCCCTGGTCCCGCTCCTACAACGCCTTCCTCAAACTCGCCCTGGCCGTAATCCTCATCCGCCTGGCCTTCGCCATCCTCCTCGGCTCCCCCATCCCCGGCACCCACACCCTCGTCACCCTCCCCGAAGTCCCCCTCCCCGACTGGGCCCAAGGCATCCGCATAGGCGGCCGAGTACACGCGGAGGGACTCGTCTTCGCCCTCTACGACGCGCTGCGACTCGCCACCCTCCTCATCTGCGTAGGCGCGGCGAACGCCCTCGCCAACCCCACCCGCCTCCTCAAATGCCTCCCGGGCGCCCTGTACGAAATGGGCGTAGCGGTAGTCGTCGGCCTCACCTTCGCCCCGAACCTCATCGCGGACGTCCAGCGCCTACGAGCCGCCCGCCGCCTGCGGGGCCGCCCGGACAACGGCATCCGAGGCCTGCTCCAGGTAGGCCTCCCCGTCCTGGAAGGCGCCCTGGAACGCTCGGTCGCGCTCGCCGCCGCCATGGACGCGAGAGGCTACGGCCGTACCGCCGATGTCCCCCCAGCCGTGCGCCGTACCACCACCGCCCTCACCCTCGGCGGTCTCCTCGGAGTCTGCGCGGGCACCTACGGCGTACTGACGGCGGAAGGCGGCACGTACGGCCTCCCCGTCCTCCTCACCGGCCTCACCGCGGCCCTCATCGGCCTACGCCTGGGCGGCCGCCGAGCCACCCGCACCCGCTACCGCCCGGACCCCTGGGACGCCCGGGCCTGGCTGGTAACGGCCTCCGGCACAACAGTCGCCGCGCTCATGTTCGTAGCCGCGACCAAGGACCCCACAGCCCTGGAACCAGGCGTAATCCCCCTCACCGCCCCCACCCTCCCCCTCTGGCCCGCGGCAGCGATCCTCCTCGGCCTGCTCCCAGCCGCCCTCGCCCCCACCCCGAAGGAGCCGTCGTGA
- a CDS encoding prenyltransferase/squalene oxidase repeat-containing protein gives MNVRRSAAVLAATAVIGTATPVMAASPSPSPSVAIPSGLYGSTDPTYDGVWRQSLALIAQFRVDVRPAGKAVDWLLGQQCGNGAFAAFRAEPAKACDAKVMVDTNSTAAAAQALSLAGDGDHMDVALKAVNWLKSEQNKDGGWGYTPGGPSDANSTSVVIGALNTVGQDPDTVVNGGKSPYDALRELALPCADGGAFAYQPDKKGKLTANADATAAAVVGMKGMSMASAKAAADTDLSCADATHPAPDQAAANGASYLASAMKKDGYLKSALAGAEDQPDYGNTADAVVALALTGGPKAAQQPLTWLEQNSADWAKQNGPAAYAQLILAASVAGADPRDFGGTDLVKQLNATGPEPKATATAEEKKDEEKKDEDDGGVSVWWIIGVGLVAGIGVGFLISSRNKGQQL, from the coding sequence ATGAACGTCCGCCGCAGCGCCGCGGTCCTGGCCGCCACCGCAGTGATCGGCACGGCCACGCCCGTCATGGCCGCGTCCCCGTCCCCGTCGCCGTCCGTGGCGATCCCCTCCGGGCTGTACGGCAGCACGGACCCGACGTACGACGGCGTCTGGCGCCAGTCCCTCGCGCTGATCGCCCAGTTCCGGGTGGACGTGCGGCCCGCCGGGAAGGCCGTTGACTGGCTGCTCGGTCAGCAGTGCGGGAACGGGGCGTTCGCGGCCTTCCGGGCCGAGCCCGCCAAGGCCTGTGACGCCAAGGTCATGGTCGACACCAACAGCACGGCCGCCGCGGCCCAGGCGCTGTCCCTGGCCGGTGACGGTGACCACATGGACGTCGCCCTGAAGGCCGTGAACTGGCTGAAGTCCGAACAGAACAAGGACGGCGGCTGGGGTTACACCCCCGGCGGCCCCAGCGACGCCAACTCCACCTCCGTCGTCATCGGCGCCCTCAACACCGTCGGGCAGGACCCCGACACCGTGGTGAACGGCGGCAAGTCGCCCTACGACGCGCTGCGCGAGCTGGCCCTGCCGTGCGCCGACGGCGGTGCCTTCGCCTACCAGCCGGACAAGAAGGGCAAGCTGACCGCCAACGCGGACGCGACGGCGGCGGCCGTGGTCGGTATGAAGGGCATGAGCATGGCCTCGGCGAAGGCCGCCGCCGACACGGACCTGTCCTGCGCCGACGCCACCCACCCCGCCCCGGACCAGGCCGCCGCCAACGGCGCGTCCTACCTGGCCTCGGCCATGAAGAAGGACGGCTATCTCAAGTCCGCGCTCGCCGGCGCCGAGGACCAGCCCGACTACGGCAACACCGCCGACGCGGTCGTCGCGCTGGCCCTGACTGGCGGACCGAAGGCGGCGCAGCAGCCGCTGACGTGGCTGGAGCAGAACTCCGCGGACTGGGCGAAGCAGAACGGCCCCGCGGCCTACGCCCAGCTGATCCTCGCCGCCTCCGTGGCGGGCGCCGACCCGCGCGACTTCGGCGGCACGGACCTGGTGAAGCAGCTCAACGCGACGGGCCCGGAGCCGAAGGCCACCGCGACGGCCGAGGAGAAGAAGGACGAGGAGAAGAAGGACGAGGACGACGGTGGCGTCAGCGTCTGGTGGATCATCGGTGTCGGCCTGGTCGCGGGCATCGGCGTCGGCTTCCTGATCAGCAGCCGCAACAAGGGGCAGCAGCTGTGA
- a CDS encoding nuclear transport factor 2 family protein, translated as METLHAERACERLLIDFVHRLDLGEPASVAELFTEDGIWEWPAGDRRIKGRKALREYFGARPADRLSRRLMSNILVTVTSPDTATATSYFTTYRVDGFAGGLVPAGPPVQVGHYMDSFRRSPDGGWLLSARVLHLAFAGPTPRA; from the coding sequence ATGGAAACCCTGCACGCCGAGCGCGCCTGCGAGCGTCTGCTCATCGACTTCGTCCACCGCCTCGACCTCGGCGAACCGGCCTCCGTGGCCGAGCTGTTCACGGAGGACGGCATCTGGGAGTGGCCTGCGGGCGACCGCCGTATCAAGGGCCGTAAGGCGCTCCGGGAGTACTTCGGCGCCCGCCCCGCCGACCGCCTCTCGCGCCGCCTGATGTCCAACATCCTGGTCACGGTGACGTCCCCCGACACGGCGACGGCGACCTCGTACTTCACGACGTACCGAGTCGACGGCTTCGCGGGCGGCCTGGTCCCGGCGGGCCCGCCGGTCCAGGTCGGCCACTACATGGACAGCTTCCGCAGATCGCCGGACGGCGGCTGGCTGCTCTCCGCCCGCGTCCTCCACCTGGCCTTCGCCGGACCGACCCCGCGCGCCTAG
- a CDS encoding SCO2322 family protein produces MIRRAGALLLAALALCAATPSAQAASYRYWSFWDREGSSWMYATQGPSMAVPSDGDVQGFRFTLSEDSSDAATPRSTGTFGTICARTPAQDGKKRVALVIDFGTKSESPSGETPPKLRTACAHVAEDATTAEALASVAKPLRYDSNALLCAIAGYPSAGCGEQVAKTTPKNTEKNDNPSVGLWAGVAGVATLGAAAIWQARRRRA; encoded by the coding sequence GTGATCCGCCGCGCCGGCGCGCTGTTGCTGGCCGCACTCGCCCTGTGTGCGGCCACGCCCTCGGCGCAGGCTGCCAGTTACCGCTACTGGTCCTTCTGGGACCGCGAGGGCTCGTCCTGGATGTACGCCACCCAGGGCCCGTCCATGGCGGTCCCCTCCGACGGCGACGTCCAGGGCTTCCGCTTCACCCTGAGCGAGGACTCGTCGGACGCGGCGACTCCACGCAGCACCGGGACCTTCGGCACGATCTGCGCGAGAACGCCCGCGCAGGACGGCAAGAAGAGAGTGGCCCTGGTAATCGACTTCGGCACGAAGTCGGAGTCCCCGTCAGGAGAAACCCCGCCGAAGCTCCGCACGGCCTGCGCCCACGTGGCGGAGGACGCGACAACGGCAGAGGCCCTGGCCTCGGTTGCCAAACCCCTCCGCTACGACTCGAACGCCCTGCTCTGCGCGATCGCGGGCTACCCGAGCGCGGGCTGCGGAGAACAGGTCGCGAAGACCACCCCGAAGAACACAGAGAAGAACGACAACCCGTCCGTGGGCCTGTGGGCAGGTGTGGCGGGCGTAGCAACCTTGGGAGCGGCGGCAATCTGGCAGGCACGCCGACGGCGGGCGTGA
- a CDS encoding aldehyde dehydrogenase — protein MAEIVEHGQLFIGGELTDPLGQDVIEVISPHTEEVIGRVPHASTADVDRAVAAARQAFDEGPWPRLPLDERIAVVTRIKDAIAARHEEIARVISSENGSPYSWSILAQALGAMMVWDSAITVARNFTYEEQRDGVLGKILVRREPVGVVAAVVPWNVPQFVAAAKLAPALLTGCTVVLKPSPESPLDAYLLAEITKEAGLPEGVLSILPADREVSEYLVGHPGIDKVSFTGSVAAGKRVMEVAARNLTRVTLELGGKSAAVVLPDADVDTAVAGIVPAAWMNNGQACVAQTRILLPRSRYDEFAEALAAAANALVVGDPLDPATQVGPLVAQRQQRRNLDYIRIGQEEGAKILTGGGRPHGLDRGWYVEPTLFGDVDNSMRIAREEIFGPVICLLPYGEESEAVKIANDSDYGLSGSVWTADVERGIEVARQVRTGTYSVNTFSLDMLGPFGGYKNSGLGREFGPEGYGEYLEHKMIHLPAGWEA, from the coding sequence ATGGCGGAGATCGTGGAGCACGGACAGCTGTTCATCGGCGGGGAGTTGACCGATCCGCTCGGCCAGGACGTCATCGAGGTGATCTCCCCACACACCGAGGAGGTCATCGGGCGCGTCCCGCACGCGTCAACGGCGGATGTGGACCGCGCGGTCGCGGCGGCACGGCAGGCCTTCGATGAAGGCCCTTGGCCCCGACTGCCGTTGGACGAGCGCATCGCCGTCGTCACCCGCATCAAAGACGCCATCGCCGCCCGGCACGAGGAGATCGCCCGCGTCATCTCCTCCGAGAACGGGTCGCCGTACTCCTGGAGCATCCTCGCGCAGGCGCTCGGCGCGATGATGGTGTGGGACTCCGCCATAACCGTCGCGCGGAACTTCACCTACGAGGAGCAGCGCGACGGAGTTCTCGGCAAGATCCTCGTCCGGCGCGAGCCTGTCGGGGTCGTGGCGGCCGTGGTCCCCTGGAACGTCCCGCAGTTCGTCGCCGCCGCCAAGCTCGCGCCCGCGCTGCTCACCGGCTGCACGGTCGTCCTCAAGCCGTCGCCCGAGTCGCCGCTGGACGCCTACCTCCTCGCGGAGATCACGAAGGAGGCCGGGCTGCCGGAGGGAGTGCTCTCCATTCTCCCGGCCGACCGTGAGGTCAGTGAGTACCTCGTCGGGCACCCCGGCATCGACAAGGTCTCCTTCACCGGCTCGGTCGCCGCCGGCAAGCGCGTGATGGAGGTGGCCGCGCGGAATCTGACCCGCGTGACCCTGGAGCTGGGCGGCAAGTCCGCCGCGGTCGTGCTGCCGGACGCGGACGTCGACACCGCGGTGGCCGGGATCGTCCCGGCGGCCTGGATGAACAACGGACAGGCCTGTGTCGCCCAGACCCGCATCCTGCTGCCGCGCTCCCGCTACGACGAGTTCGCCGAGGCGCTGGCCGCCGCCGCGAACGCCCTCGTCGTCGGCGACCCGCTGGACCCGGCGACCCAGGTCGGCCCGCTGGTCGCCCAGCGCCAGCAGCGCCGCAACCTCGACTACATCCGCATCGGCCAGGAGGAGGGCGCCAAGATCCTCACCGGCGGCGGTCGCCCACACGGCCTGGACCGCGGCTGGTACGTCGAGCCGACGCTCTTCGGGGATGTCGACAACTCCATGCGGATCGCGCGGGAGGAGATCTTCGGGCCCGTGATCTGCCTGCTCCCCTACGGCGAGGAGTCCGAGGCCGTGAAGATCGCCAACGACTCGGACTACGGGCTCAGCGGCAGCGTCTGGACGGCCGACGTCGAGCGCGGCATCGAGGTCGCCCGACAGGTGCGTACCGGCACCTACTCGGTCAACACCTTCAGCCTCGACATGCTCGGCCCGTTCGGCGGCTACAAGAACTCCGGGCTGGGGCGCGAATTCGGGCCCGAGGGGTACGGCGAGTACCTCGAACACAAGATGATCCACCTCCCGGCGGGCTGGGAGGCGTAG
- a CDS encoding TetR family transcriptional regulator yields the protein MDKVAASTARPVTPPLTERQAARRRRILHASAQLASRGGFDAVQMREVAESSQVALGTLYRYFPSKIHLLVATMQDQLEHMHGTLRKKPPAGDTAAERVAETLMRAFRALQREPHLADAMVRALTFADRSVSPEVDQVSRQTTVIILDAMGQENPTPEQLSAVRVIEHTWHSALITWLSGRASIAQVKIDIETVCRLIDLTAPTAPTDT from the coding sequence GTGGACAAGGTGGCAGCCAGTACCGCGAGACCCGTCACCCCGCCCCTCACCGAGCGCCAGGCGGCGCGCCGCCGCCGCATCCTGCACGCGAGCGCGCAGTTGGCCAGCCGGGGTGGTTTCGACGCGGTGCAGATGCGGGAGGTCGCGGAGTCGTCGCAGGTAGCGCTCGGCACCCTCTACCGCTACTTCCCCTCCAAGATCCATCTACTGGTCGCCACGATGCAGGATCAGCTGGAGCACATGCACGGCACGCTGCGGAAGAAGCCGCCCGCGGGCGACACGGCGGCGGAGCGGGTCGCGGAGACGTTGATGCGCGCCTTCCGGGCCCTGCAGCGCGAGCCGCATCTGGCCGACGCCATGGTCCGCGCCCTGACCTTCGCGGATCGCAGTGTGTCGCCGGAGGTGGATCAGGTGTCCCGGCAGACGACCGTGATCATCCTGGACGCGATGGGGCAGGAGAATCCGACGCCGGAGCAGCTGTCGGCGGTGCGGGTCATCGAGCACACCTGGCACTCGGCGCTGATCACCTGGCTGTCGGGCCGCGCTTCTATCGCCCAGGTGAAGATCGACATCGAGACGGTCTGCCGTCTGATCGACCTCACGGCCCCCACGGCCCCCACAGACACGTGA
- a CDS encoding phosphotransferase gives MGITGKLIGSGRASDVYELGDGWVLRRDREEYGDGVAEAALMERLHAHGYPVPRVRVADCTRSELVMERLNGPTMLEAFGAGRIGPQEAGEVLARLLRQLHALPGRVIHLDLHPDNVMLTPHGPHVIDWTNAEEGEPGLDWGMSALILAQVAMTDAQLAVPVRATLAALLADPSDLTEAGLIEARRRRAANPTMTAREVEVLGEAEELVRSFMV, from the coding sequence ATGGGGATCACGGGGAAGCTGATCGGCTCGGGGCGGGCGTCCGATGTGTACGAGCTCGGCGACGGGTGGGTGCTGCGCCGGGACCGGGAAGAGTACGGCGACGGGGTCGCCGAGGCGGCGCTGATGGAGCGGCTGCACGCACACGGCTACCCGGTGCCGCGAGTCCGGGTCGCCGACTGCACGCGCAGCGAGCTGGTCATGGAGCGGCTGAACGGGCCGACGATGCTGGAGGCCTTCGGCGCGGGGCGGATCGGTCCGCAGGAGGCGGGGGAGGTCCTGGCCCGGCTGCTGCGGCAACTGCACGCGCTCCCTGGGCGGGTGATCCACCTGGACCTTCATCCGGACAACGTGATGCTCACGCCGCACGGCCCCCACGTCATCGACTGGACGAACGCCGAGGAAGGCGAACCGGGCCTGGACTGGGGCATGTCGGCGCTGATCCTCGCGCAGGTCGCCATGACGGACGCCCAACTCGCCGTACCCGTCCGCGCAACACTCGCCGCCCTCCTCGCCGACCCCTCCGACCTCACCGAGGCCGGGCTGATCGAGGCCCGGCGCCGACGTGCCGCCAACCCGACCATGACCGCTCGGGAGGTCGAAGTCCTCGGTGAGGCAGAGGAGTTGGTGCGGTCGTTCATGGTCTAG
- a CDS encoding prealbumin-like fold domain-containing protein produces MRATALSHPERSKSLAARCRSSVLAVGMAAAMTVSFAGTAAADIPGSPSTGGETPSLRSGNPTCATVMPGDFLEFYKQDPPRDETNVRVEATDPETNETLVGLLDVDVTFGGTPSEPRTFTFHIDGDLVVVGVLVKGGNNANFYDYRPGGVTDDGNLHAPLTDRGNPRGISHIEFCFGAVQEGALLIEKNSSKGGPVQVEGAKFAVTGPNEYSEFVTDTEDTPDGEVPDEAPETGVVCISGLRQGEYTVAETEAPEGYARDEDTKTAQVVPGTDCTDNRPTDEDDGLVAFENVPLADVDINITGQVPGEITSDIVCRRGTTVVGDSRPGGDPETLEMDDLPAGIYTCTLNIDP; encoded by the coding sequence ATGAGAGCAACCGCTCTGTCCCATCCGGAAAGATCCAAGTCACTGGCCGCACGGTGCCGCTCGTCCGTCCTCGCCGTCGGAATGGCGGCCGCGATGACGGTCTCCTTCGCCGGCACGGCGGCGGCCGACATTCCAGGTTCGCCCAGCACCGGAGGCGAGACTCCCTCACTCAGGTCGGGCAACCCGACCTGTGCCACCGTCATGCCGGGCGACTTCCTGGAGTTCTACAAGCAGGACCCGCCAAGGGACGAGACGAACGTCCGTGTGGAAGCCACGGATCCGGAAACGAACGAGACGCTCGTCGGGTTGCTGGACGTGGACGTCACCTTCGGAGGCACTCCCTCCGAGCCGAGGACCTTCACCTTCCACATCGACGGCGACCTCGTCGTCGTCGGTGTCCTCGTCAAGGGCGGCAACAACGCCAACTTCTACGACTACCGCCCGGGCGGCGTAACGGACGACGGCAACCTCCACGCGCCGCTGACCGACAGGGGCAACCCGCGCGGCATCAGCCACATCGAGTTCTGCTTCGGTGCGGTCCAGGAGGGCGCCCTGCTGATCGAGAAGAACAGCAGCAAGGGCGGGCCCGTCCAGGTCGAGGGCGCGAAGTTCGCGGTCACCGGTCCCAACGAGTACAGCGAGTTCGTGACCGACACCGAGGACACGCCCGACGGAGAGGTGCCCGACGAGGCCCCCGAGACCGGCGTCGTGTGCATCTCGGGGCTGCGGCAAGGCGAGTACACCGTCGCGGAGACGGAGGCTCCCGAGGGATACGCCCGTGACGAGGACACCAAGACCGCTCAGGTCGTCCCCGGCACGGACTGCACCGACAACCGGCCCACCGACGAGGACGACGGCCTGGTCGCCTTCGAGAACGTGCCGCTCGCCGATGTCGACATCAACATCACGGGACAGGTGCCGGGCGAGATCACCTCGGACATCGTGTGCCGCAGGGGCACCACGGTGGTCGGCGACAGCCGCCCCGGCGGCGACCCGGAGACCCTTGAGATGGACGACCTGCCGGCCGGCATCTACACCTGCACGCTGAACATCGACCCGTGA
- a CDS encoding MBL fold metallo-hydrolase — protein sequence MARTFDHGGGVRSIQVPIPDNPLGHTLVYVVDTDRGPVLIDTGWDDPASWDTLAEGLTACGTGVAEIHGVVVTHHHPDHHGLSGKVCEASGAWIAMHEADTAIVRRTRSAEPERWFTYMAAKLTAAGAPEEHVAPLRGARRRTLPGLSPALPDREIVPGELLDLPGRRLRAIWTPGHTPGHVCLHLEEEHPAQLPGHGRLFSGDHVLPEITPHIGLYEDPDDTTVTDPLGDYLDSLERVARLAPAEILPAHQHAFTDAAGRVRALLAHHETRLTDLLALLSVPLTAWQLAERMEWNRPWDQIPYGSRNIAVSEAESHLRRLVKLGRAEAVTGSDPVTYTAV from the coding sequence ATGGCAAGAACGTTCGATCACGGCGGGGGCGTACGGTCGATCCAGGTGCCGATCCCGGACAACCCCCTCGGGCACACGCTGGTGTACGTCGTCGACACCGACCGGGGCCCGGTGCTGATCGACACCGGCTGGGACGACCCGGCCTCCTGGGACACCCTCGCCGAGGGGCTGACGGCCTGCGGTACCGGGGTCGCCGAGATCCACGGTGTGGTCGTCACCCACCATCACCCCGACCACCACGGCCTGTCCGGCAAGGTGTGCGAGGCCTCCGGTGCCTGGATCGCGATGCACGAGGCGGACACGGCGATCGTGCGCCGTACGCGATCGGCCGAACCCGAGCGCTGGTTCACGTACATGGCGGCGAAGCTCACCGCGGCCGGCGCCCCCGAGGAACATGTGGCGCCCCTGCGCGGCGCCCGTCGCCGTACCCTGCCCGGCCTCTCCCCCGCCCTCCCGGACCGCGAGATCGTCCCGGGCGAGCTCCTCGACCTCCCCGGCCGCCGCCTGCGCGCGATCTGGACCCCGGGCCACACACCCGGCCATGTCTGCCTGCACCTGGAGGAAGAGCACCCGGCCCAACTCCCCGGCCACGGGCGCCTGTTCTCCGGCGACCACGTACTCCCGGAGATCACCCCGCACATCGGCCTGTACGAGGACCCCGACGACACCACCGTCACCGACCCGCTCGGCGACTACCTCGACTCCCTGGAGCGCGTCGCCCGCCTCGCCCCCGCCGAGATCCTCCCGGCCCACCAGCACGCGTTCACCGACGCGGCGGGACGCGTACGAGCCCTCCTCGCCCACCACGAAACCCGCCTCACCGACCTCCTCGCCCTCCTCTCCGTCCCCCTCACCGCCTGGCAGCTCGCCGAGCGCATGGAGTGGAACCGCCCCTGGGACCAAATCCCTTACGGGTCAAGGAACATCGCGGTGTCGGAGGCCGAGTCGCACCTGCGCCGACTCGTGAAGCTGGGGAGGGCGGAGGCGGTGACGGGAAGCGATCCGGTGACGTACACGGCCGTATGA
- a CDS encoding ferredoxin, translated as MGDRWHVEVDRSVCIGSAQCVHRAPDGFRLDTARQSHPVEAETDANEQVLAAAETCPVEAIVITLLGSGEPVFPPED; from the coding sequence ATGGGAGACCGCTGGCACGTCGAGGTCGACCGGTCGGTGTGCATCGGCTCGGCCCAGTGCGTCCACCGGGCACCCGACGGATTCCGCCTCGACACGGCCCGCCAGTCCCACCCGGTCGAGGCGGAGACGGACGCCAACGAGCAGGTTCTGGCGGCGGCGGAGACCTGCCCGGTGGAGGCGATCGTGATCACGCTGCTGGGGAGCGGGGAGCCGGTCTTTCCGCCGGAGGATTAG